From a single Lolium rigidum isolate FL_2022 chromosome 7, APGP_CSIRO_Lrig_0.1, whole genome shotgun sequence genomic region:
- the LOC124676204 gene encoding ankyrin-3-like encodes MAVLLRPAAIAGGRQVWPVAEELGDAGGASQRLVEAVARGDAREAGELLASGRADVNYAGVVWLDARRVAEAALREGAAAELRASREEIRADVSPLFLAAGNGDVALVRALLAKGADVNGKVFRGYPTTAAAREGHAEVAELLVRAGASQPACEEAIVEAALQGQASLAAIFMRSDLVRPRIAVQALVSAATRGFVDVVETLVKCGVDPNATSRVLLRSLKPSLHLNVDCTALFAAIVSRQVAVVRQLLQAGVKRDTRVRLGAWSWDAATGEELRVGAGLAEPYDAAWCAVEYYESTGSILRMLLQNGYSLGATHLGRTVLHHAVLCGSVGAIETLLACGADCEAPVKTSRSTRLRPVHMAARLGQPEILQTLMDNGCDVNARAEGGDVAAILAARHRQEDCLRVLVSAGADVALLNSAGESAASVASSGGWKVGFERAVLGAIWSGTIPVSSDRNVFSPMMFVARCGDAAALEVLLAEPGMDVDEQDTDGFSPIMAAAKEGNVDAFRALVFAGANVKLSNKRGETAIGLAQQSKKRDLFEQVMLEFALEKGMPAGGFYALHCASRRGDAAAVRHLVSTGYDVNVPDGDGYTPLMLAAREGHTAVCELLISHGARCDIVTPHGETALSLARSALATASFNKAEDVIMDELGRQLVLQGAHVVKHTKGGRGRPHGKSLRMVAAAGVLRWGGSSRRNVMCVEAEVGGSSAFQRYRQRKGRRGDDAYAPGLFRVVTATGKEVHFVCQGGEEAAELWVRGIRALTRAVFGKRGD; translated from the exons ATGGCGGTGCTGCTGCGCCCGGCGGCGATCGCCGGCGGCCGGCAGGTGTGGCCGGTGGCGGAGGAGCTGGGCGACGCGGGCGGGGCGTCGCAGCGGCTCGTGGAGGCCGTCGCGCGCGGCGACGCGCGGGAGGCCGGGGAGCTGCTCGCGTCCGGGCGCGCGGACGTGAACTACGCCGGCGTGGTGTGGCTCGACGCCCGGCGCGTGGCGGAGGCGGCGCTGcgggagggcgccgccgccgagctgcgCGCCTCCCGCGAGGAGATCCGCGCCGACGTCTCCCcgctcttcctcgccgccggcaACGGCGACGTCGCGCtcgtccgcgcgctgctc GCCAAGGGGGCGGACGTGAACGGGAAGGTGTTCCGCGGGTACCCGACGACGGCCGCTGCGAGGGAGGGGCACGCGGAGGTGGCGGAGCTGCTGGTGCGCGCCGGCGCGTCGCAGCCCGCTTGCGAGGAGGCCATCGTGGAGGCGGCGCTGCAGGGGCAGGCCTCCCTGGCGGCCATCTTCATGCGCTCCGACCTTGTCCGCCCGCGCATCGCCGTGCAGGCGCTCGTCTCCGCCGCCACTCGTGGCTTCGTCGACGTGGTTGAAACACTCGTCAAG TGTGGGGTTGATCCAAACGCCACCTCCCGGGTGCTTCTGCGTTCTCTGAAGCCGTCGCTGCATCTCAATGTCGACTGCACAGCGCTTTTTGCCGCGATCGTGAGCCGGCAGGTCGCAGTAGTTCGTCAGCTACTTCAG GCTGGTGTGAAGAGGGACACCAGGGTGAGACTGGGAGCTTGGTCTTGGGACGCGGCCACCGGTGAGGAGCTGCGCGTCGGCGCCGGACTCGCCGAGCCCTACGATGCGGCCTGGTGCGCCGTGGAGTACTACGAGTCCACGGGTTCCATCCTCCGCATGCTCCTGCAGAACGGGTACTCGCTGGGCGCCACGCACCTTGGCCGGACGGTGCTCCACCACGCCGTCCTCTGCGGCAGCGTCGGCGCCATCGAGACGCTGCTGGCGTGTGGTGCGGACTGCGAAGCTCCCGTGAAGACGTCCAGGAGCACCAGGCTCAGGCCGGTTCACATGGCCGCGCGCCTCGGCCAGCCGGAGATATTACAGACGCTCATGGACAATGGCTGCGACGTCAACGCGAGGGCGGAGGGTGGTGATGTAGCTGCCATCTTGGCCGCGCGCCACAGGCAGGAAGACTGCCTCAGGGTTCTCGTTTCGGCTGGAGCAGACGTTGCGCTGCTGAACTCGGCCGGCGAGTCTGCGGCCTCCGTCGCCTCTTCTGGTGGCTGGAAGGTGGGCTTTGAGCGCGCGGTTCTTGGCGCAATCTGGTCAGGGACCATCCCTGTGTCCAGCGACCGAAACGTGTTCTCGCCGATGATGTTCGTGGCGCGCTGTGGCGATGCTGCTGCGTTGGAGGTGCTGCTCGCCGAGCCTGGCATGGACGTGGACGAGCAGGACACGGACGGGTTCTCGCCCATAATGGCGGCCGCCAAGGAGGGCAACGTGGACGCCTTCCGTGCCCTCGTCTtcgccggcgccaacgtgaaactgaGCAACAAGCGTGGCGAGACGGCCATCGGGCTCGCGCAGCAGAGCAAGAAGAGGGACCTGTTCGAGCAGGTGATGCTCGAGTTCGCGCTGGAGAAGGGCATGCCGGCCGGTGGCTTCTACGCGCTGCACTGCGCGTCCCGGCGTGGCGACGCCGCAGCGGTGCGTCACCTGGTGAGCACGGGCTATGATGTCAACGTCCCGGACGGCGACGGCTACACCCCGCTCATGCTGGCGGCCAGGGAAGGCCACACGGCCGTGTGCGAGCTGCTGATCTCCCACGGCGCCAGGTGCGACATCGTGACCCCGCACGGCGAGACGGCGCTCTCCCTGGCGCGGTCCGCGCTGGCCACGGCGTCGTTCAACAAGGCCGAGGACGTGATCATGGACGAGCTGGGTCGGCAGCTCGTTCTCCAGGGCGCGCACGTCGTGAAGCACACCAAGGGAGGGCGCGGGAGGCCGCACGGCAAGTCGCTGCGGATGGTCGCCGCTGCCGGCGTGCTCCGGTGGGGCGGGTCGAGCCGGCGCAACGTGATGTGCGTGGAGGCCGAGGTCGGGGGCAGCTCGGCGTTCCAGCGGTACCGGCAGAGGAAGGGCCGTCGAGGCGACGACGCGTACGCGCCGGGGCTGTTCCGCGTGGTGACGGCGACGGGGAAGGAGGTGCACTTCGTTTGCCAGGGCGGTGAGGAGGCGGCGGAGCTGTGGGTGCGTGGCATCAGAGCGCTGACGAGGGCGGTGTTCGGCAAGCGTGGAGACTAG